A single genomic interval of Aedes aegypti strain LVP_AGWG chromosome 1, AaegL5.0 Primary Assembly, whole genome shotgun sequence harbors:
- the LOC5567907 gene encoding uncharacterized protein LOC5567907: protein MFRLLEWFAFLWLLSGAVSDDLYICQHRFSVKEGFYVYDADCSNYNDQALAKANFNEDRELWIRNGTVEDIGKLLNGSLYDITNLKITNFAQEGSTPITVFPIDSMRFSILDLSNDGIERLEITEDDHRLTHLDVRKNKLTDIGNVRHLIKLESLKVDNNAIESVSLDDFKSLWDLLVLSLASNRISSITSSEEIALLKLRSIDISDNQLTTLDVSLWKFPQVSTFYMHDNSLAKIDGLRGKFSKTWDISMGGRNNWDCAWFDRLLEFLKKDRQFAMQMFGDKPSCPDETRMDGFVCCNSTTNDISP, encoded by the exons ATGTTCAGGCTGCTGGAATG GTTCGCATTTTTGTGGTTGCTGAGTGGTGCAGTTAGTGATGATCTGTACATCTGTCAGCATCGGTTCAGTGTCAAGGAGGGATTCTACGTGTACGATGCGGATTGCAGTAACTACAATGATCAAGCGTTGGCAAAGGCGAACTTCAACGAGGATCGCGAGCTTTGGATTCGTAATGGAACGGTCGAAGACATAGGGAAGCTGTTGAATGGTAGTCTGTATGACATAACCAACCTGAAGATCACGAACTTTGCACAGGAGGGAAGCACCCCGATCACAGTGTTTCCAATTGATTCGATGAGGTTTTCGATTCTGGATCTGTCGAATGATGGAATTGAGAGGTTGGAGATTACGGAGGATGATCATAGGCTGACGCATCTGGATGTTAGGAAGAATAAGTTGACAGATATCGGGAACGTCAGACATCTGATCAAGTTGGAGTCACTGAAGGTGGATAATAACGCCATTGAAAGTGTATCGTTGGATGACTTCAAGAGTTTGTGGGATTTGCTGGTGCTCTCGTTGGCTAGCAATCGGATATCCAGTATTACGTCGTCGGAGGAGATTGCATTACTGAAGCTGCGATCGATTGATATCTCGGACAACCAGCTCACAACATTAGACGTGTCACTGTGGAAATTCCCTCAAGTGAGCACATTCTACATGCATGACAACTCGCTTGCGAAAATCGACGGACTCCGTGGGAAGTTTTCGAAGACATGGGACATCTCGATGGGAGGACGAAACAACTGGGACTGCGCGTGGTTCGACAGGCTGCTGGAGTTTCTGAAGAAGGATCGCCAATTCGCCATGCAAATGTTCGGTGATAAACCCTCTTGCCCGGATGAAACGAGAATGGATGGATTCGTTTGCTGTAACAGTACCACCAATGACATCAGCCCGTAA